A single region of the Thermoanaerobaculum aquaticum genome encodes:
- the tmk gene encoding dTMP kinase, which translates to MAGGIFVSFEGIEGCGKSTQLSLLAQELQRRGVKVVTTREPGGTPLGEEIRALLLNPAFSPTPWAELFLLEAARAQLVATVIRPALEEGAWVLADRFSDSSLAYQAGGRGLPWAQVRALNRMATGGLVPHRTLVLTLPVSQALTRARNRASTQASNRRFEDEAEAFHRRVARAFQRLATQEPQRVRLVDGRGSTSQVHARVLKELSELLP; encoded by the coding sequence ATGGCTGGCGGAATCTTTGTGAGCTTCGAGGGGATCGAGGGGTGTGGCAAGTCCACCCAGCTTTCCCTCCTGGCCCAGGAGCTCCAGCGACGGGGGGTCAAGGTCGTGACCACCCGCGAACCGGGGGGCACCCCCTTGGGCGAAGAAATCCGCGCCTTGCTGTTAAACCCCGCCTTTAGCCCCACCCCCTGGGCGGAGCTTTTCCTCCTGGAGGCCGCCCGGGCTCAACTGGTGGCCACCGTCATCCGCCCGGCTCTGGAAGAAGGGGCCTGGGTGCTTGCCGACCGCTTTAGCGATTCATCCCTGGCCTACCAGGCCGGCGGCCGCGGTCTGCCCTGGGCCCAGGTGCGGGCCCTCAACCGCATGGCCACCGGAGGGCTCGTTCCCCACCGCACGCTGGTGCTCACGCTCCCCGTTTCCCAGGCCCTAACCCGCGCCCGCAACCGCGCAAGCACCCAGGCCAGCAACCGCCGCTTCGAAGACGAAGCCGAGGCCTTCCACCGCCGGGTGGCCAGGGCCTTCCAGCGGCTGGCCACCCAGGAACCGCAAAGGGTGCGGCTGGTGGACGGCCGGGGCAGCACCAGCCAAGTGCACGCCCGGGTGCTTAAGGAGCTTTCGGAGCTTTTGCCGTGA
- a CDS encoding SpoIIE family protein phosphatase: MLGLSRVPRRLLWFGLGAFLVACLSVLDMFLPRPWDGVLLAADRELLLVKGVVPGTGGALAGIKAGDRIVGVGRAIVRSPGEVARLLATWRGEKVPYLILRDGKLLELEVRLSTRRLSTPLFLYAAFTGFFFFAVGFFVLVSRPDDAPAGPARVFFILCTLFMLFLVCRLRPASYGFFDGVVLTTGTLSLLALPAAFLHFFLIFPRRQVFSFATSPTGFLADLQRFVNTSPHFFTLLYALPPLTYAVSTAGSRLMGWKLRFLSGAPVASWVLMGDYLVLGLLALLRSLLRAEDARQRRQMGTVFAGTVVGVVPFLLFAVVIPTMSDTEASLAWAVLSFGAVPVAFAYAIVRFQLLDVRVVVRRSLLYTLTTASVTAIYALTLTAANALARHQGLVQSRYFPVLFALLVVALFDPLRRRIQGPVDRFFFRDMVDARKALEELSEALTREFSVARLEDWLTRRLSEIMHLAWVVLYRVEGHRLVASQRRGGLPVELSSERALVRELRDRGGPLRLAQLEGLSLLDEGTASFLAAAREAGARLFVPLVASGELYAFLVVGPKLSDEEVSREELQLLRTVANQGAVGFENARFLAEHTRQMELEKELDIARQVQFSLIPERIVAPAPWRVAARCVPAYQVGGDFYDVLPNSRGECQALVLGDVAGKSVAGAMLMVAAREALRAEAMNATDPARLLSEVNRRLYRRERRMVLALAYLLLCPGGELRYCLAGQPPPLVRRRRGEVEELPMPAFRLPLGALAEAQWDEVRVQLEPGDLVLVYSDGLSDAQGSDGQALGLGPLREVFAAAPSDVEEAVAHVIGFVQQFSGGRKAFDDITVMAVSWEGKA, from the coding sequence GTGCTAGGGCTTTCCCGTGTTCCCCGTCGCCTGCTGTGGTTTGGCCTCGGGGCTTTCCTGGTGGCGTGCCTTTCGGTTTTGGACATGTTTCTCCCCCGGCCCTGGGACGGGGTGCTGCTGGCCGCCGACCGGGAACTTTTGCTGGTGAAGGGCGTGGTGCCCGGGACCGGTGGGGCGCTGGCCGGGATCAAGGCCGGGGACCGCATCGTGGGTGTGGGCCGCGCCATCGTCCGTTCTCCGGGGGAGGTGGCCCGGCTTTTGGCCACCTGGCGTGGGGAAAAGGTCCCGTACCTCATCCTCCGGGATGGCAAGCTCCTGGAGCTGGAGGTGCGGCTTTCCACCCGCAGGCTTTCCACCCCGCTGTTCCTTTACGCGGCGTTTACCGGGTTTTTCTTCTTTGCCGTGGGCTTCTTTGTGCTGGTTTCCCGTCCCGACGATGCCCCGGCGGGACCGGCCCGGGTTTTCTTCATCCTCTGCACGCTGTTCATGCTCTTCCTGGTTTGCCGGTTGCGCCCGGCCTCCTACGGCTTCTTTGACGGGGTGGTGCTCACCACCGGCACGCTTTCGCTTTTGGCGCTTCCCGCGGCGTTTTTGCACTTCTTCCTGATCTTCCCCCGGCGCCAGGTCTTTTCCTTTGCAACATCGCCCACCGGTTTTCTGGCGGACCTCCAGCGTTTCGTGAACACCTCCCCGCACTTTTTCACGTTGCTTTACGCTTTACCGCCGTTGACCTACGCGGTGAGCACCGCTGGCTCCCGGCTCATGGGCTGGAAGCTGCGGTTCCTTTCGGGTGCACCGGTGGCCTCCTGGGTGCTCATGGGCGATTACCTGGTGTTGGGGCTTTTGGCGCTGTTGCGCTCGCTGTTGCGGGCCGAGGATGCCCGCCAGCGTCGGCAAATGGGCACGGTGTTTGCGGGGACGGTGGTGGGGGTGGTGCCCTTCCTGCTGTTTGCGGTGGTCATCCCCACCATGAGCGACACCGAGGCCAGCCTGGCCTGGGCGGTGCTTTCCTTTGGTGCCGTGCCGGTGGCGTTTGCCTACGCCATCGTTCGCTTTCAGCTTTTGGACGTGCGGGTGGTGGTGCGGCGCTCGCTTTTATACACCCTCACCACCGCTTCGGTGACCGCCATTTACGCCTTGACGCTCACCGCCGCCAACGCCCTGGCCCGCCACCAGGGTTTGGTGCAGTCCCGCTACTTCCCGGTGCTCTTTGCGCTTTTGGTGGTGGCGCTTTTTGACCCCCTTCGCCGCCGCATCCAGGGCCCCGTGGACCGCTTTTTCTTCCGTGACATGGTGGACGCCCGCAAGGCCCTGGAGGAGCTTTCCGAAGCCTTGACCCGCGAGTTTTCGGTGGCGCGCCTGGAGGACTGGCTCACCCGCAGGCTTTCGGAAATCATGCACCTGGCCTGGGTGGTGCTGTACCGGGTGGAAGGCCACAGGCTTGTGGCCTCCCAGCGCCGCGGCGGGCTTCCCGTTGAGCTTTCGTCGGAGCGGGCGTTGGTGAGGGAGCTGCGGGACCGGGGTGGGCCGCTGCGGCTGGCGCAGTTGGAGGGGCTTTCGCTTCTGGACGAGGGCACCGCTTCATTCCTGGCGGCGGCCCGGGAGGCGGGGGCCAGGCTGTTCGTGCCGCTGGTGGCTTCAGGGGAGCTGTACGCCTTCCTGGTGGTGGGTCCCAAGCTTTCCGACGAGGAGGTGAGCCGCGAGGAGCTGCAGCTCTTGCGCACCGTTGCCAACCAGGGAGCCGTGGGCTTTGAAAACGCCCGCTTCCTTGCCGAGCACACTCGCCAGATGGAGCTGGAAAAGGAGCTGGACATTGCGCGTCAGGTGCAGTTTTCCTTAATCCCGGAGCGCATCGTGGCGCCGGCACCGTGGCGGGTGGCAGCCCGCTGCGTTCCTGCCTACCAGGTGGGCGGGGACTTTTACGATGTGCTCCCCAACTCCCGGGGGGAGTGCCAGGCTTTGGTGCTGGGGGATGTGGCCGGCAAGTCGGTGGCGGGGGCCATGCTCATGGTGGCAGCCCGGGAGGCGTTACGCGCCGAAGCCATGAACGCCACGGACCCGGCCCGCTTGCTTTCGGAGGTTAACCGCCGTCTTTACCGCCGGGAGCGGCGGATGGTTCTGGCGTTGGCGTACCTGCTCCTGTGCCCGGGGGGTGAGCTCCGCTACTGCTTGGCCGGGCAGCCGCCGCCGTTGGTTCGCCGCCGGCGAGGTGAGGTGGAGGAGCTCCCCATGCCCGCCTTCCGGTTGCCTCTCGGGGCTTTGGCGGAAGCCCAGTGGGACGAGGTGCGGGTACAGCTTGAACCCGGGGATTTGGTGCTGGTGTACTCCGACGGCCTTTCCGACGCCCAGGGGAGCGATGGCCAAGCGTTGGGCCTAGGTCCGCTGCGGGAGGTTTTTGCCGCTGCACCTTCCGACGTGGAGGAAGCGGTGGCCCATGTCATTGGCTTCGTGCAGCAGTTTTCCGGGGGCAGGAAGGCTTTTGACGACATCACGGTGATGGCCGTGAGCTGGGAAGGTAAAGCATGA
- a CDS encoding PEGA domain-containing protein: MRKTILASMLLVLAAAPQAWAHGRVRVGVHLWWPWWDPWWWGPAVVAPVVVQARSPELAVVDTDVSPEHARVYLDGQLIGTADDFDGNPDYLYLRPGRYTLEFSLAGYETRRVEIDAQPGRFFPLDFELARSPGEKPAPWYDRPEGLPVARVFGKGREAREASRPRPDPSLRPELSPREKPQRPREGKAALRFAVEPPQAAVYVDGEFVGTGEELAQMVRGLAVEPGSHRVEVLAPGFRGETQTVTVESGQGVEVRVKLTPGD, encoded by the coding sequence ATGCGGAAGACGATCCTCGCCAGCATGCTTTTGGTGCTTGCTGCGGCACCCCAGGCTTGGGCCCATGGCCGGGTGCGGGTGGGGGTCCACCTGTGGTGGCCCTGGTGGGACCCCTGGTGGTGGGGCCCGGCGGTGGTGGCGCCGGTGGTGGTGCAAGCCAGGTCCCCCGAGCTGGCTGTGGTGGACACCGACGTGAGCCCGGAACATGCCCGGGTTTACCTGGACGGGCAGCTCATCGGTACCGCCGATGACTTCGACGGCAACCCCGACTACCTTTACCTGCGTCCGGGTCGTTACACCTTGGAGTTTTCGTTAGCCGGGTACGAAACCCGGCGGGTGGAAATTGACGCGCAGCCCGGGCGTTTCTTCCCCTTGGATTTTGAGCTGGCCCGCAGTCCTGGGGAAAAGCCGGCGCCCTGGTACGACCGCCCCGAGGGGTTGCCGGTGGCTCGGGTTTTTGGCAAGGGCCGGGAGGCCCGGGAGGCTTCACGGCCGCGGCCTGATCCTTCCCTCCGTCCGGAGCTTTCGCCGCGGGAAAAGCCGCAGCGGCCGCGGGAAGGAAAGGCTGCACTGCGTTTTGCCGTGGAACCCCCGCAAGCGGCGGTGTACGTGGACGGGGAGTTTGTGGGCACGGGTGAGGAGCTGGCGCAAATGGTGCGGGGCTTGGCGGTGGAGCCCGGCAGCCACAGGGTGGAGGTGCTGGCCCCCGGCTTTCGCGGGGAAACGCAAACGGTGACCGTGGAGTCGGGGCAGGGGGTGGAGGTCCGGGTGAAGCTCACCCCCGGGGACTAG
- a CDS encoding PIG-L deacetylase family protein: MRFAEELELVPYHTAFPPGRRWLVLAPHPDDETFGLGATLAQAGRRGVSLRVVALTGGEAQGESPVRRAEAQAALHILGVPDGAFWDFEDRKLGACVAGLARAVRQELASFRPEVVFAPHAADLHPDHRACARALQLALRWQLLFGWRKALPAWVAFYEIGIPLWPNLLVNADEGWGAKEKAFACYASQLSVRPYHRVMAGLAAFRALTVEGTSYVEAFQLHPARRVAAHSWRWLARRALGPLPPAVLAPEMPR; encoded by the coding sequence ATGCGGTTTGCTGAAGAGCTGGAGCTTGTTCCCTACCACACGGCTTTTCCGCCGGGCCGGCGCTGGCTGGTGCTGGCACCTCACCCTGACGATGAAACGTTCGGTTTGGGCGCGACTTTAGCGCAAGCCGGAAGAAGAGGCGTAAGCCTCCGGGTGGTGGCGCTCACCGGCGGGGAGGCGCAGGGCGAAAGCCCCGTCCGCCGGGCGGAGGCCCAAGCTGCTCTGCACATCCTGGGTGTCCCCGATGGGGCCTTTTGGGATTTTGAAGACCGGAAGCTCGGTGCCTGCGTTGCTGGACTGGCCCGAGCTGTTCGCCAGGAGCTCGCCAGCTTCCGTCCGGAGGTGGTTTTTGCACCCCATGCCGCCGATCTCCACCCCGACCACCGGGCCTGCGCCCGGGCATTGCAGCTCGCTTTGCGGTGGCAGTTGCTTTTCGGTTGGCGAAAGGCCTTGCCGGCGTGGGTGGCGTTTTACGAGATCGGCATCCCCCTGTGGCCCAACCTTTTGGTCAACGCCGATGAAGGCTGGGGGGCCAAGGAAAAGGCCTTTGCCTGCTACGCCTCGCAGCTTTCGGTACGCCCCTACCACCGGGTGATGGCTGGCCTTGCGGCGTTTCGCGCCCTCACCGTGGAAGGAACTTCCTACGTGGAGGCTTTCCAGCTTCACCCGGCCCGCCGGGTAGCCGCTCACTCCTGGCGGTGGCTGGCGCGGCGCGCCTTGGGCCCCCTGCCACCGGCGGTCCTTGCTCCCGAAATGCCCCGGTGA